A genome region from Natranaeroarchaeum sulfidigenes includes the following:
- the malQ gene encoding 4-alpha-glucanotransferase — translation MSRFPRQSGVFAHPTSLPSSHGIGSIGQPSREFVDTLAEADQSLWQLCPLGPISSIHGNSPYQAYSAFAIEPLLIDLDVLVEQELLTPQEVTPTEPFPNEYVDYDAVREFKYPLLRTAFDRFDDDRPDELWGAFERFREETDWLHNYALFRALKREFDGESWTNWPEPVALREPDALDEYREELADEIRYRAFLQFVAARQWDRLRTHAEQRGVQIVGDLPIYVAQDSADVWANPELFELDEDGTPKDVSGVPADEVNPAQKWGPPVYDWAEHEASGYEWWIARLERQLELADIVRLDHFRGFEEYYAIPADGDGDEGEWRDGPGIDFFDRIEDELGELPFIAEDIGFITEEITQLRRDIDAPGMKVMQYADWCSEDHIYLPHTYEEDTVAYPGTHDTNTVRGWYEALEDEQVDCLHYYLGSDGSEIHWDMIERAWHTASSLAVVPLQDLYGLGAEARFNTPGTESGNWDWRCTDELLESFPTDRLRTITDEADR, via the coding sequence GTCACTCTGGCAACTGTGCCCACTCGGACCGATCTCCAGTATCCACGGCAACTCGCCGTACCAGGCGTACTCCGCGTTCGCCATCGAACCGCTTCTGATCGACCTCGACGTGCTGGTCGAACAAGAACTACTCACACCACAGGAAGTGACGCCCACCGAGCCGTTCCCGAATGAGTACGTCGACTACGATGCTGTCCGGGAGTTCAAATATCCGCTTCTCCGGACGGCATTCGACCGGTTCGACGATGATCGTCCCGATGAGCTGTGGGGCGCGTTCGAGCGCTTCCGCGAGGAGACCGACTGGCTGCATAACTACGCGCTGTTTCGCGCCTTGAAACGCGAGTTCGACGGTGAGAGCTGGACTAACTGGCCCGAGCCAGTCGCGCTGCGCGAGCCAGATGCCCTCGACGAGTACCGCGAGGAACTGGCTGACGAGATCCGCTATCGGGCGTTCCTGCAGTTTGTAGCTGCCCGGCAGTGGGACCGGCTCAGAACTCACGCCGAGCAACGCGGTGTCCAGATCGTCGGCGATCTTCCCATCTACGTCGCACAGGATAGCGCCGACGTCTGGGCCAACCCCGAGCTGTTCGAACTCGACGAGGACGGCACGCCGAAGGACGTCTCCGGTGTCCCAGCCGACGAGGTCAACCCCGCTCAGAAGTGGGGGCCGCCGGTCTACGACTGGGCCGAACACGAGGCCTCTGGCTACGAGTGGTGGATCGCCCGACTCGAACGGCAACTCGAACTCGCCGATATCGTTCGGCTCGACCACTTCCGTGGCTTCGAGGAGTACTACGCCATCCCTGCCGATGGCGATGGAGACGAGGGAGAGTGGCGAGACGGACCCGGGATCGACTTTTTCGATCGGATCGAAGACGAACTCGGCGAGCTTCCCTTTATCGCCGAGGACATCGGCTTCATCACCGAGGAGATCACCCAGCTTCGCCGCGATATCGACGCGCCCGGCATGAAGGTGATGCAGTATGCCGACTGGTGTTCCGAGGACCACATCTACCTTCCACATACCTACGAAGAGGATACAGTTGCGTATCCCGGCACCCACGACACGAACACGGTTCGAGGGTGGTACGAAGCGCTGGAGGACGAGCAGGTCGACTGTCTCCATTACTATCTCGGGAGCGACGGGAGCGAGATACACTGGGACATGATCGAACGCGCCTGGCACACTGCCTCCTCGCTGGCCGTCGTCCCACTACAGGACCTGTACGGTCTCGGTGCCGAAGCGCGGTTCAACACCCCTGGAACCGAAAGCGGCAACTGGGACTGGCGCTGTACCGACGAGTTGCTTGAGTCGTTCCCGACTGATCGCCTGCGGACGATCACCGACGAAGCGGACCGGTAA
- a CDS encoding PadR family transcriptional regulator, translating to MYDLTGFQRDLLYVIAGLDDPHGLAIKDELEEYYESEIHHGRLYPNLDTLVEKGLAEKGELDRRTNFYSLTARGSREIEARREWESEYVDESVSATAN from the coding sequence ATGTACGACCTGACCGGATTCCAGCGCGACCTGTTGTACGTCATTGCCGGACTCGATGACCCCCATGGGCTTGCGATTAAAGACGAACTCGAAGAGTACTACGAGAGCGAGATACACCACGGACGACTCTACCCAAACCTTGACACGCTAGTCGAGAAAGGACTCGCTGAAAAAGGGGAACTCGACCGTCGGACGAACTTTTACTCACTGACAGCCCGCGGCAGCCGTGAGATCGAAGCGCGTCGCGAGTGGGAGTCCGAGTACGTCGACGAGTCGGTGTCGGCTACGGCGAACTGA
- a CDS encoding class I SAM-dependent methyltransferase, with protein MDRSTADVRDTYDEIARHFAETREYAWPEVEEFLSDRTGAVGLDLGCGNGRHAQTLAEHTDHVLGVDVSRGLLETARYRRRERGFDVELVQGDASRLPLTTGTVDLAVYVATLHHLPTRTDRVASLDELSRVLAPAGRALVSAWSTTHDTFDADEGFDTTVDWTLPGGETVDRFYHIYDPGEFRADLDRSALDPLDVFLSSGNCYAVVGPKGKRP; from the coding sequence ATGGACCGCTCGACGGCCGATGTTCGCGACACCTACGACGAGATCGCGCGCCACTTCGCTGAGACGCGCGAGTACGCATGGCCGGAAGTCGAGGAGTTTCTTTCCGACCGCACGGGTGCCGTCGGGCTCGATCTGGGCTGTGGGAACGGCCGTCACGCGCAGACGCTCGCCGAGCATACCGACCACGTGCTCGGCGTCGACGTGAGCCGTGGGCTGCTCGAAACCGCGCGTTATCGTCGCCGCGAGCGGGGGTTCGATGTCGAACTCGTACAGGGTGACGCATCGCGACTCCCCCTCACGACCGGCACAGTCGACCTCGCCGTCTACGTCGCGACGCTCCACCACTTGCCCACCCGGACGGATCGGGTCGCCAGTCTCGACGAACTGTCGCGGGTGCTCGCTCCCGCCGGCAGGGCGCTCGTCTCGGCGTGGAGCACAACACACGACACGTTTGACGCCGACGAGGGGTTCGATACGACGGTCGACTGGACGCTTCCCGGTGGCGAGACAGTCGACCGGTTCTACCACATCTACGATCCTGGGGAGTTCCGCGCTGATCTCGACCGGAGTGCGCTCGATCCACTCGATGTCTTCCTCTCCAGTGGTAATTGCTATGCGGTCGTCGGACCGAAAGGGAAACGCCCTTAA
- a CDS encoding DUF7563 family protein, with protein MPTCNNCGAFVTRDFARVFGDNQENVSGCVECTTGRDLKSGGATEAVTQ; from the coding sequence ATGCCAACGTGCAACAACTGTGGGGCGTTCGTGACCCGAGACTTCGCTCGTGTGTTCGGTGACAATCAGGAGAACGTCAGCGGCTGTGTCGAGTGTACGACGGGGAGGGATCTCAAGTCGGGCGGGGCGACTGAAGCGGTGACGCAGTGA